The following are encoded in a window of Paraburkholderia hospita genomic DNA:
- a CDS encoding tetratricopeptide repeat protein — MKPLDTPFASLLWAVRFLCRHVLYLGIVVPLILVAAFYLGPRIVALCGVWFDPLTLVQPIEVSDDFRRQGYTDQTLQHLLVDTLSDVRKEAESVTPASDTENVLAEFKLPDFTVPGTGLSVRPLIEFARTLLKRDSSVYGSVVGSPSSFAVMLTLRDPDGRTVALGNDVPPDTGAKPNVTNESLAMRHALRQAATTILQHQSPLLHASYLTQMEQKRCLQGNAPCQFDDVRERFAQIAAGSGRDASGASREEAAWAMLALSKLDTYARDYEGSIRHARSIVDMSEELHSWKRVRPWAYYNWGVALMDMGCYQQAADVLRRAVELHKDYAPAHNALGRAWLALAQRPTLAGAASQGHGDYRAAAVRELRLAIEKNPGYQEAYVNLGDALRLPSMKTGVVPAATLDEARDAYRTAVALNIDDAGRAYERLTTLHDSVFVKVAARITRSRAQCATGMARSLLESWGCSDAQIEADASKDARDMQPAAMHATANTQTCSKPELTLPAKGMTSNMNRANGMIEVKNIDETPKPRDADSSRSAIGQQQRG; from the coding sequence ATGAAGCCCCTCGACACCCCGTTCGCCTCGTTGCTCTGGGCGGTCCGGTTCCTGTGCCGTCACGTGTTGTATCTCGGCATCGTGGTGCCGCTGATCCTCGTTGCCGCGTTTTATCTCGGGCCGCGCATCGTCGCGCTGTGCGGCGTGTGGTTCGATCCGCTGACGCTCGTCCAGCCGATCGAGGTCTCCGACGATTTCAGGCGACAGGGCTACACCGATCAGACCTTGCAGCACCTGCTCGTCGATACGCTCAGCGACGTGCGCAAGGAAGCCGAATCCGTCACGCCCGCCAGCGACACCGAAAACGTGCTCGCCGAGTTCAAGCTGCCCGACTTCACGGTCCCCGGTACGGGGCTGTCGGTTCGTCCGCTGATCGAATTTGCGCGCACGCTGCTCAAACGCGATTCGTCCGTATATGGCAGCGTCGTCGGCTCGCCGTCGTCGTTTGCGGTGATGCTGACGCTGCGCGACCCCGATGGCCGCACCGTCGCGCTCGGCAACGACGTGCCGCCCGACACGGGCGCGAAGCCCAACGTGACCAACGAATCACTGGCCATGCGGCATGCGCTGCGTCAGGCCGCCACGACGATCCTCCAGCATCAAAGCCCGCTGTTGCACGCGTCGTATCTGACGCAGATGGAGCAGAAGCGCTGCCTGCAAGGCAATGCGCCGTGCCAGTTCGACGACGTGCGCGAGCGCTTCGCGCAGATCGCGGCGGGCTCGGGCCGGGACGCATCGGGTGCGTCGAGGGAAGAGGCGGCGTGGGCCATGCTCGCGCTGTCGAAGCTCGACACCTATGCGCGCGACTACGAAGGCTCGATCCGTCACGCGCGCAGCATCGTCGACATGAGCGAAGAACTGCATTCATGGAAGCGCGTGCGTCCGTGGGCGTATTACAACTGGGGCGTCGCCCTGATGGACATGGGTTGCTACCAGCAGGCCGCCGACGTGCTCAGGCGCGCGGTCGAACTGCACAAGGACTACGCGCCCGCTCATAACGCGCTGGGCCGCGCATGGCTCGCGCTCGCGCAAAGGCCGACGCTCGCGGGCGCAGCGTCGCAAGGACATGGCGACTATCGCGCGGCCGCCGTGCGCGAACTGAGGCTTGCGATCGAGAAAAATCCCGGCTATCAGGAAGCGTATGTGAATCTCGGCGATGCACTGCGGCTGCCGTCGATGAAAACGGGCGTCGTGCCAGCGGCAACGCTCGACGAAGCGCGCGACGCGTACCGCACCGCCGTTGCGCTGAACATCGACGATGCGGGCCGCGCGTATGAGCGGCTTACGACGCTGCACGACAGCGTGTTCGTGAAGGTCGCGGCGCGCATCACGCGCAGCCGTGCGCAGTGCGCGACGGGCATGGCGCGCTCGCTGCTCGAATCGTGGGGATGCAGCGACGCGCAGATCGAAGCAGACGCGAGCAAGGACGCGCGCGATATGCAGCCTGCCGCGATGCACGCCACGGCCAATACTCAAACGTGCAGCAAGCCCGAACTGACGCTGCCCGCCAAAGGCATGACCAGCAACATGAATAGAGCCAATGGCATGATCGAAGTCAAGAACATCGACGAGACGCCGAAGCCGCGCGATGCCGATTCGAGTCGCAGTGCCATCGGGCAGCAGCAACGCGGTTGA
- a CDS encoding DHA2 family efflux MFS transporter permease subunit: MNPSMQTAPAPFTGGKLVLATLAVALATFMNVLDSSIANVAIPTISGNLGVSVDEGTWVITLFSAANAIAIPLTGWLTQRVGQIKLFVISILLFVFSSWLCGIAPNLVVLLAARILQGLVAGPLTPLSQAILLASYPKEKSSTALSLWAMTATVGPIAGPALGGWITDSYSWSWIFYINIPVGMFAAGVTWMLYRDRESLTRKLPIDKVGLLSLIVWVASLQIMLDKGKDLDWFNSPVICTLTAVAAVSFIFFLIWEFTEKNPIVDLRLFAGQNFRGGTIAISVAYGVFFANLVILPQWIQGYLGYRSVDAGLVTAPLGIFAVLLAPVMAKIMPKSDARVLATVAFLGFAGVFFMRSQYTTGVDPYTLVMPTLLQGIPMALFFTPLTAIILSGLSPDKIPAAAGLSNFVRIFAGGVGTSLISTGWNNRTILHHSQLAEQSSVNNPGYTNALTSIHATLGGSMDQARAFFEQSLNAQAAMLGLNDIFWLSAMIFIVIIPLIWLTKPRKGGGGGAAAAGAH, translated from the coding sequence ATGAATCCCTCGATGCAAACCGCACCGGCCCCGTTCACAGGCGGCAAGCTGGTCCTCGCGACACTTGCCGTCGCGCTCGCGACGTTCATGAACGTGCTGGATTCGTCCATCGCGAACGTTGCGATTCCCACCATCTCCGGCAATCTCGGCGTCTCCGTCGATGAAGGCACATGGGTGATCACGCTGTTTTCGGCGGCCAATGCCATCGCCATTCCGCTGACGGGCTGGCTCACGCAGCGCGTCGGCCAGATCAAGCTGTTCGTGATCTCGATCCTGCTGTTCGTGTTCTCGTCGTGGCTGTGCGGCATCGCGCCGAACCTGGTCGTGCTGCTGGCCGCGCGTATCTTGCAGGGCCTCGTGGCGGGACCGTTGACGCCACTGTCGCAGGCCATTCTGCTCGCATCGTATCCGAAGGAGAAAAGCTCGACGGCATTGTCGCTGTGGGCGATGACGGCGACCGTCGGCCCGATTGCGGGCCCCGCGCTCGGCGGCTGGATCACTGACAGCTACAGTTGGTCATGGATCTTCTATATCAACATTCCCGTCGGTATGTTCGCTGCGGGCGTGACCTGGATGCTCTATCGCGACCGCGAATCGCTGACGCGCAAGTTACCCATCGACAAGGTCGGCCTGTTGTCGCTGATCGTCTGGGTCGCATCGCTGCAGATCATGCTCGACAAGGGCAAGGATCTCGACTGGTTCAACTCGCCCGTGATCTGCACGCTCACGGCCGTCGCGGCCGTCAGCTTTATCTTTTTCCTGATCTGGGAATTCACGGAAAAGAACCCGATCGTCGATCTGCGGCTCTTCGCGGGGCAGAATTTCCGTGGCGGAACGATTGCGATTTCGGTGGCGTATGGCGTGTTCTTCGCGAACCTCGTGATTTTGCCGCAGTGGATTCAGGGCTATCTCGGCTATCGTTCGGTGGACGCGGGCCTCGTGACCGCGCCGCTTGGCATCTTCGCCGTGCTGCTCGCGCCCGTGATGGCGAAGATCATGCCGAAGTCCGATGCACGGGTACTCGCGACGGTGGCCTTCCTCGGCTTTGCAGGCGTGTTCTTCATGCGCTCGCAGTACACGACGGGCGTCGACCCCTATACCCTGGTGATGCCGACGCTGCTGCAAGGCATTCCCATGGCGCTCTTTTTTACGCCGCTTACCGCGATCATCTTGTCGGGGCTGTCACCCGACAAGATTCCCGCGGCCGCCGGCCTGTCGAACTTCGTGCGGATCTTCGCCGGTGGCGTGGGCACGTCGCTGATCTCGACGGGCTGGAACAACCGGACGATCCTGCATCACTCGCAACTCGCGGAACAGTCGAGCGTGAACAACCCCGGCTACACGAACGCGCTCACCAGTATTCATGCGACGCTCGGCGGCAGCATGGATCAGGCCAGAGCGTTTTTCGAGCAATCGCTCAATGCGCAGGCGGCGATGCTCGGCTTGAACGACATCTTCTGGTTGTCGGCGATGATCTTCATCGTGATCATTCCGCTGATCTGGCTGACGAAGCCGCGCAAGGGCGGCGGCGGTGGCGCAGCGGCAGCGGGCGCGCACTGA